One window from the genome of Microcebus murinus isolate Inina chromosome X, M.murinus_Inina_mat1.0, whole genome shotgun sequence encodes:
- the LOC105881042 gene encoding putative MAGE domain-containing protein MAGEA13P yields the protein MMPLSQKSQPGKNEQGLQAQKEAQGLVGAQVPAAEKVSSTASSSSALIPSTLEAVSAVGTPDAPKSPQKTCSSSTTMKATPWSQPEEGSSSQEKNDPSTSQFLPYPECLFSNMLEKKVAELVKFLSVKYTTKEPVTEAEMLKNVIKEYKDHFPGIFMKACECMEMVFGIEVKKVDPISRSYVLTKMLDLTYDGRLSDDEGIPKTGLLILILGVIFMEGNRAPEEKIWKVLNMIGVYAEGKDFIYGECRKLITKDLVQEKYLEYRQVPNSDPPSYEFLWGPRAHAETSKKKVLEFFSKVSGSEATAFTSLYKEALRDEEERAQAKIANKAKFSSFCPE from the coding sequence ATGATGCCTCTCAGCCAGAAGAGTCAGCCCGGCAAGAATGAGCAAGGCCTTCAGGCCCAAAAAGAGGCACAAGGCCTGGTGGGTGCACAAGTTCCTGCAGCTGAGAAGGTGagctccacagcctcctcctcctctgctctgaTCCCAAGCACCCTGGAAGCAGTGTCTGCTGTTGGAACACCAGATGCTCCCAAGAGTCCTCAGAAAACCTGCTCCTCCTCCACTACTATGAAAGCCACTCCATGGAGCCAACCTGAAGAGGGTTCCAGCAGCCAGGAAAAGAATGATCCAAGCACCTCACAGTTCCTGCCATATCCTGAGTGCTTGTTTAGTAACATGCTAGAGAAGAAGGTGGCTGAGTTGGTGAAGTTTCTGAGTGTCAAGTATACAACAAAGGAGCCTGTAACAGAGGCAGAAATGCTGAAGAATGTCATTAAAGAGTATAAAGACCACTTCCCTGGGATCTTCATGAAAGCCTGTGAATGCATGGAGATGGTCTTTGGCATTGAGGTGAAGAAAGTGGATCCCATCAGCCGCTCTTATGTGCTCACCAAAATGCTAGACCTCACCTATGATGGAAGGCTGAGTGATGACGAGGGCATACCTAAGACTGGCCTCCTGATTCTTATCCTGGGTGTGATCTTCATGGAGGGCAACCGTGCCCCTGAGGAGAAGATCTGGAAGGTGCTGAATATGATTGGGGTGTATGCTGAGGGGAAGGATTTCATCTATGGGGAGTGTAGGAAGCTCATCACCAAAGATCTGGTGCAGGAAAAATACCTGGAGTACCGGCAAGTGCCCAACAGTGATCCTCCAAGCTACGAATTCCTGTGGGGCCCAAGGGCTCATGCtgaaaccagcaagaaaaaagtccTGGAATTTTTCTCCAAGGTCAGTGGGAGTGAAGCCACTGCCTTCACATCCTTGTATAAGGAAGCTTTGAGAGATGAAGAAGAGAGAGCTCAGGCTAAAATTGCCAACAAGGCCAAGTTCAGCAGCTTCTGCCCTGAGTAA